The genomic region CATAAAATAAATCCAACTCTCGTCCCCCACACGCAGTACAGCAATTAACTCAATTGTGGTCGCAGCAATGATAAAGAATAAAGCGGAGATAAATGTATCTTTATCTGTTTGCTTCGCTTTTAAAAAGGCAATCACGAGGCCATAAACGAAAAGGATCACGGCTACTATCCAAAAATCGAAGTAGATGAGGTCAAAAATAACCACTGCAATTAAAATAATTTGTACCGTATTCCAAAGCCGTATGGACTTAAAAATGCCTAATCCAAACCGGTGAATAGTGAGATAAGAGAAGAAGCCCATTTGGCTAATGACACTATATATTAATCCAATACCGAATAACCAAATAGAAGACCACAGGATTTCTGTGAAATTAATGGGAGAGAACATCCAGGCGAAATCAGTCCATCGTGCAGCAAAACCTGAAAAGATCCCTGTCATCCCCCCCACCAGCAAGGTTGTTATAAATAAACGTACCCAATTACGACTTGTCACAACATTGGCCTCCGTTCAAAAATTATCACTACCTGATTGTACCAAAGGAGAGCTTTAAAAATCCACAAGTTACACTGCATAAAAATTGAACATTGTTTTACATTAATGAATAGATGGTCTTCTACTTATTATTTGATAATCAACATTAGAAGAATAGATACATGGCTGTATAGAAAGGGAGGCGGTCATCATGAAGAAAATATGGGGTATTACTTTTATTAGCTGTCTTTTTTTATTAACGAGCTGTGGCGGACAAGGTGCCAACACTGGTCAAATGGATTATGAAGAGACGAAAAGAATGATGGTCGATATTCTTAAATCGGATGAAGGTAAAAAAGCCTTTGAGGAAATTATGACAGATGAAGAAATGCAGACTCAGCTTGTTATGGATCAAAAAATTGTTTCACAAGCTATAGAAGAGAATTTAACCTCAGATAAAGGAATGGATTTTTGGAAAAAAGCCTTTGCAGATCCAAAATTTGCAGAGGCAGTAGCTAAATCGATGCAAAAGGAAAATGAAAATCTTTTAAAGGATTTAATGAAGGATCCCGAGTACAGGGATATGATGATTGAAGTATTAAAGGATCCCGAGCTTGCCAAAGCAACTGGAGATTTATTAAAAAGCCAGGAATTCAGACAACACCTGCAAACCGTTGTCATCGATACCTTTGAAAGTCCTCTATTTAAAGCCAAACTGCAAGACGTTTTATTAAAAGCGGCTGAAGAAATGGGAGACGGTCAGCAACAGCAAGGCGGCGAAGAGGGTGGCGGCCAGGCTGCTGGCGGTGGCGGTGGCGGAGGAGGCGATGGCGGAGGAGGCGGTGGCGGAGCATAACCGTCATCACTTCTCCATTCCTTTGCCAAGTGTTGTGTTTGATAAAGAGTTAAAAAAACGAAAAGGCCGTCGAAAGGATGGCCTTTTCGTTTTATTTCTCTAATTGATTGACTAGTTTTTCAGCGATTTCCAGATAAATTTTTCCTAACCTTTCATCTGCTTCATATACAGATGGAGCAAATTCTTCTTTATTCCAATCAGGCTGTTCTAAAGGAAGCTGTCCGAGCAGTGGAGCACGAAGCTCTTCTG from Bacillus oleivorans harbors:
- a CDS encoding KinB-signaling pathway activation protein, producing MTSRNWVRLFITTLLVGGMTGIFSGFAARWTDFAWMFSPINFTEILWSSIWLFGIGLIYSVISQMGFFSYLTIHRFGLGIFKSIRLWNTVQIILIAVVIFDLIYFDFWIVAVILFVYGLVIAFLKAKQTDKDTFISALFFIIAATTIELIAVLRVGDESWIYFMMISLLVCNTYQLLRLPYYLKRSEAEREARKNKKAAVQVQTVKK
- the gerD gene encoding spore germination lipoprotein GerD; this translates as MKKIWGITFISCLFLLTSCGGQGANTGQMDYEETKRMMVDILKSDEGKKAFEEIMTDEEMQTQLVMDQKIVSQAIEENLTSDKGMDFWKKAFADPKFAEAVAKSMQKENENLLKDLMKDPEYRDMMIEVLKDPELAKATGDLLKSQEFRQHLQTVVIDTFESPLFKAKLQDVLLKAAEEMGDGQQQQGGEEGGGQAAGGGGGGGGDGGGGGGGA